Proteins found in one Primulina eburnea isolate SZY01 chromosome 16, ASM2296580v1, whole genome shotgun sequence genomic segment:
- the LOC140817078 gene encoding uncharacterized protein, which yields MNHCAIQHNYFVAREELRGSAAAAAAGGGSMEKRETVVCPKPRRLGLNHATLYDLYPMRPRIWHICHQQEVSEANAAKEVLDIILAKGSCGADQSIAQVASSPPFFPGSPPRRVSNPLIQDARFLDEKLIPVAPHAIPFTSDRFVRESFGNNPASRIEGFDCLGTDRRNRHIPALA from the exons ATGAATCACTGTGCTATTCAGCATAATTATTTTGTTGCCCGTGAAGAGCTGAGAGGAAGTGCCGCCGCCGCTGCTGCTGGCGGAGGATCTATGGAGAAGAGAGAGACCGTAGTTTGCCCCAAGCCGCGGCGGCTCGGCCTAAACCACGCTACCCTTTATGACCTTTATCCTATGAGACCCCGCATATGGCATATTtg CCATCAGCAAGAGGTTAGTGAAGCAAATGCTGCTAAAGAAGTGCTGGACATCATTCTTGCAAAG GGTAGTTGTGGTGCTGATCAATCTATCGCACAAGTAGCCTCATCGCCCCCATTTTTTCCGGGGTCACCGCCAAGGAGAGTATCTAACCCACTAATTCAAGATGCACGGTTTCTGGACGAGAAACTCATCCCCGTTGCACCACATGCTATCCCATTCACATCAGACAGATTCGTCCGGGAAAGTTTTGGCAACAATCCGGCCTCTAGGATCGAGGGGTTCGACTGCCTCGGTACCGATAGGCGCAATCGCCACATCCCTGCCTTGGCTTGA